In candidate division WOR-3 bacterium, one genomic interval encodes:
- a CDS encoding HEAT repeat domain-containing protein, whose product MIFLFIFSLFSQSLDSLSLKYIKKGLEVLGIKENELGYEKRWAIDTIYRLFIIDSLFKKPLETPKYLDENVLFLNNNKDSLVKTYLFLLNQLKRKDFIGISEKKEIAKIKREIENQVANLKKRTIEKEYLFYLIAAFLVGDSYYKKALSKLKEKEIHTLLAEIPYLFSDEEASEDDYLRGVILKEYEIFYDTTKEIELETLFGILRKVEMIDLYRANLAYLLGVEKFLRELKDFSWEKDFEEINLNGITIALGGKRNNYYNKDYRIIVDIGGNDYYTVKNRGIAIENFSSLIIDLEGDDFYYGKNIATLASGIIGSGFLFDLAGNDIYCAEDFSLGSGILGVGILWDQAGDDIYQGKTFSCGSGFYGIGLLIDFSGNDNYRIYNFGQGFGSTFGYGLLFDLEGNDGYYAGGKYLHIPLLPNDYRSFSQGFALGFRPEASGGIGFLCDMAGNDFYNGDVFTQGCGYWYSLGMLYDRKGNDKYYATEYAQGAGIHLAIGILVDSCGDDFYYSRLGPSQGEGHDLALGILIDNDGDDFYYASGGQGIGLTNSFGLFLDKNGDDLYFNKEERFGQGFANEARGFGGIGLFIDIRGNDLYGKKGMGENNSSWVAGTYAYGIDELKEKEKIEEIADTAIKDLEKMEIEELFKYASKWEVGNAKKIVREARSELIKRKEKAVEYIIEKKLSTKNSLELRAIEEIACSLPSLIKPHLMDSINSENTQTRANVIYLLGKIKAKEAIPLLVKALRDKRNRPRWILNTFAEIGDTSVFYEICHHLNSSDEPTRIYACYALGKLKDQRGIGYLIKKLKDRIFTVRQSAEIALGEIGVSIVPVLLDSLSKNKNEDFEKSVLRVINRIIPKLDTLKNLKERVKIKNLLISYLDVDNLSLKTLAIEGLSLFKEKEIKEILRKKIPFESDPLILRKLKEGAEL is encoded by the coding sequence ATGATTTTTTTATTTATTTTTTCTCTTTTTTCTCAGAGTTTGGATTCACTATCTTTAAAATATATAAAAAAGGGATTAGAAGTTTTAGGAATAAAAGAGAACGAATTGGGATACGAAAAGCGCTGGGCAATTGATACTATTTATCGTCTTTTTATTATTGATTCTCTTTTTAAAAAACCTTTAGAAACTCCTAAATACTTAGATGAAAATGTTCTTTTTTTAAATAACAACAAGGATTCTCTTGTTAAGACTTATCTATTTCTGTTAAATCAATTAAAAAGAAAAGATTTTATAGGGATTTCTGAAAAAAAAGAAATAGCGAAAATAAAAAGAGAAATTGAAAACCAAGTAGCAAATCTTAAAAAAAGAACAATAGAAAAGGAGTACCTTTTTTATTTAATTGCTGCCTTTCTTGTGGGTGATAGTTATTACAAGAAGGCTTTAAGTAAATTAAAAGAAAAGGAAATTCATACATTACTTGCTGAAATTCCTTATCTATTTTCTGATGAAGAAGCTAGCGAAGACGATTATTTAAGAGGAGTGATTTTAAAAGAATATGAGATCTTTTACGATACTACTAAAGAAATTGAATTAGAAACTTTATTTGGAATTTTAAGGAAAGTTGAAATGATAGATTTATATCGGGCTAATTTAGCCTATCTTTTGGGTGTGGAGAAGTTTTTGAGGGAGCTGAAAGACTTTTCTTGGGAGAAAGATTTTGAAGAAATAAATCTCAACGGTATTACTATTGCTTTGGGCGGTAAAAGGAATAATTATTATAATAAAGATTATCGAATAATTGTTGATATCGGAGGCAATGATTACTACACGGTTAAAAATCGCGGAATAGCAATAGAAAATTTTTCTTCTTTAATTATTGATTTAGAAGGTGATGATTTTTATTATGGCAAAAATATAGCTACTTTGGCAAGCGGAATTATTGGAAGTGGGTTTCTTTTTGATTTAGCAGGAAATGATATTTATTGCGCAGAAGATTTTTCGTTAGGTTCGGGAATTTTGGGAGTTGGGATTTTATGGGACCAAGCGGGAGATGATATCTATCAAGGAAAAACTTTTTCTTGCGGTTCAGGTTTTTATGGAATAGGATTGCTTATCGATTTTTCTGGAAATGATAATTACCGGATTTATAATTTTGGTCAAGGATTTGGTTCTACTTTTGGTTACGGGCTTTTATTCGATTTAGAAGGAAATGATGGGTATTATGCTGGTGGCAAATATTTGCATATTCCTCTTTTACCGAATGATTACCGTTCCTTTTCTCAGGGTTTTGCCCTGGGTTTTCGACCAGAAGCAAGCGGTGGAATTGGGTTTCTGTGTGATATGGCTGGAAATGATTTTTATAATGGCGATGTCTTCACCCAAGGATGTGGTTATTGGTATTCTCTAGGAATGCTATATGATAGAAAAGGAAATGATAAATATTATGCCACCGAATATGCTCAAGGAGCAGGAATTCATTTAGCAATTGGAATTTTGGTGGATTCTTGTGGTGACGACTTTTATTATTCTCGTTTAGGCCCTTCTCAAGGTGAAGGTCATGATTTAGCCTTGGGAATATTAATTGATAATGATGGCGATGATTTCTATTATGCCTCGGGTGGTCAAGGAATCGGTTTAACAAATTCCTTCGGTCTTTTTTTAGATAAAAATGGTGACGATTTATATTTCAATAAAGAGGAAAGATTTGGTCAAGGTTTTGCTAATGAAGCAAGAGGATTTGGTGGAATCGGTTTATTTATTGACATAAGGGGTAATGACTTATATGGGAAGAAAGGAATGGGAGAGAATAACAGCAGCTGGGTAGCAGGAACTTACGCTTACGGAATTGATGAGTTAAAAGAAAAAGAAAAAATAGAAGAGATAGCAGATACGGCAATTAAGGATTTGGAAAAAATGGAAATTGAAGAATTATTTAAATATGCTTCTAAGTGGGAAGTAGGAAATGCCAAAAAGATTGTGAGAGAAGCCAGGAGTGAATTGATTAAAAGAAAAGAAAAGGCAGTGGAGTACATCATAGAGAAAAAATTGTCAACTAAAAATAGTTTAGAATTGCGGGCAATCGAAGAGATTGCTTGTTCTCTTCCTTCTCTTATTAAACCCCATTTAATGGATAGTATTAATAGCGAAAACACCCAAACCCGAGCAAATGTGATCTACCTTTTAGGAAAAATAAAAGCCAAAGAGGCTATTCCTCTTTTGGTGAAGGCTTTAAGAGATAAAAGAAATCGACCAAGATGGATTTTGAATACTTTCGCTGAAATTGGCGATACTTCAGTATTTTATGAAATATGCCACCATTTAAATTCTTCGGATGAACCAACACGGATTTATGCCTGTTATGCTTTAGGAAAGTTAAAAGACCAAAGGGGAATCGGTTATTTAATAAAGAAATTAAAGGACAGAATCTTTACTGTTCGTCAAAGCGCAGAGATTGCTTTGGGTGAAATTGGTGTATCAATTGTGCCTGTTCTTTTAGACAGTTTATCAAAAAATAAAAATGAAGATTTTGAAAAAAGTGTTTTAAGGGTAATAAATCGAATTATTCCCAAATTAGATACCTTAAAAAACTTGAAAGAAAGGGTAAAAATAAAAAATCTTTTGATTTCTTATTTGGATGTAGATAATTTATCTTTAAAAACTTTGGCAATCGAAGGCCTTTCTTTATTTAAAGAGAAAGAGATCAAAGAAATTTTAAGAAAAAAAATACCTTTTGAAAGCGATCCATTAATTTTAAGGAAATTAAAAGAAGGAGCAGAATTATGA
- a CDS encoding histone deacetylase — protein sequence MKFVYSDKYEVDIGIHVFPTVKYRLIREKLLNENLAKEEDFIEPPPPNLDDIRLVHTQDYLDDLLNLRWTSRTVRSELPLTWEIVEAYLLAASGTILTLKIALQEKIGFHIGGGFHHAFPEHAEGFCYINDIAVGIRKLQKEGLIKRAAVIDCDLHQGNGTAKIFQNDESVFTFSIHQENLYPIKEESDWDIGLLDFTGDEVYLNHLKEAIPKIIKKHQPELIVYVAGADPYKEDQLGLLRLTKEGLIERDRIVIKNALDNNIPIGIVLGGGYALDIMDTVEIHFNTAKVCLEFLKEEKVDE from the coding sequence ATGAAATTTGTCTATTCTGATAAATACGAAGTAGATATTGGTATCCATGTTTTTCCGACAGTTAAATATCGGCTAATAAGAGAAAAATTGCTTAACGAAAATTTAGCAAAAGAAGAAGATTTTATTGAGCCGCCGCCGCCTAATCTGGATGATATTCGTTTAGTTCATACGCAAGATTATCTCGATGATCTTTTAAATTTAAGATGGACAAGCAGGACAGTAAGAAGTGAATTGCCTTTAACTTGGGAGATTGTTGAGGCTTATCTTTTAGCTGCTTCTGGAACAATTTTGACTTTAAAAATTGCTTTACAAGAGAAAATTGGATTTCATATTGGTGGCGGTTTTCATCATGCTTTTCCGGAACATGCTGAAGGTTTTTGTTATATCAATGATATTGCTGTCGGAATAAGAAAACTTCAAAAAGAAGGGTTAATCAAAAGAGCAGCGGTAATCGATTGTGATTTGCATCAAGGAAATGGTACAGCAAAGATTTTTCAAAACGATGAATCAGTATTTACTTTTTCTATCCATCAGGAAAATCTGTATCCAATCAAGGAAGAGAGCGATTGGGATATTGGGTTACTAGATTTTACTGGAGACGAAGTTTATTTAAACCATTTAAAAGAAGCGATTCCGAAGATTATTAAAAAACATCAACCTGAATTGATTGTTTATGTTGCTGGTGCTGATCCTTATAAAGAAGATCAATTAGGATTGTTGAGATTGACAAAAGAAGGGTTAATAGAAAGGGATCGGATTGTCATAAAAAATGCTTTAGATAATAATATCCCAATAGGAATTGTTTTAGGAGGAGGTTATGCTTTAGACATAATGGATACGGTAGAAATTCATTTTAACACTGCCAAAGTTTGTTTAGAGTTTCTTAAAGAAGAAAAAGTTGATGAATGA
- a CDS encoding GTPase — translation MPANLPPQYFEVEEKYRQAKTIEEKLYYLKEMLAIVPKHKGTEKLQKEIKTKISKLRKELTKKPKVSRTVWYHFEKQGAGQIAVFGSPNSGKSSLVRLLTNANTEVADYPFTTTIPIAGMMRYENIQIQLIDCPPLKENLAPWYFHVLRTADALLYLFDLSQDSLLEEAEKNFKIIEEGRINIFRESEPNYKKTIFCGNKLDEENSEFRYNLFLEFLKNYAPLDQLRILAISVKEQKNIEDLKRLLFESLEIIRVYTKPPGKPPELEEPIILKKNSNVLDAAEALHKDFARNLKYARLWDNKNLFGQRVEKNHILKDGDIIEFHI, via the coding sequence ATGCCAGCGAATCTGCCGCCTCAGTATTTTGAAGTAGAGGAGAAATATCGACAAGCTAAAACGATAGAAGAGAAACTTTATTATTTAAAAGAGATGTTAGCAATCGTTCCTAAGCATAAAGGAACGGAAAAATTACAAAAAGAAATCAAAACAAAAATTTCTAAATTGCGAAAAGAACTGACCAAAAAACCGAAAGTAAGTCGCACGGTTTGGTATCATTTTGAAAAACAAGGAGCCGGTCAGATTGCTGTTTTCGGTAGCCCTAACTCGGGAAAATCCTCTTTGGTAAGACTTTTAACTAATGCCAATACGGAAGTTGCCGATTATCCTTTTACTACTACAATTCCTATTGCTGGGATGATGAGATATGAAAATATTCAAATTCAATTAATTGATTGTCCACCATTAAAAGAGAATTTAGCTCCGTGGTATTTTCATGTTTTAAGAACGGCTGATGCCCTTTTATATCTCTTTGATTTAAGTCAAGATTCATTATTAGAAGAGGCAGAAAAGAATTTTAAAATTATTGAGGAAGGGAGAATTAACATTTTTAGAGAAAGCGAACCTAATTATAAAAAAACAATTTTCTGTGGTAATAAATTAGATGAAGAAAATAGTGAATTTAGATATAACCTCTTTTTAGAATTTTTAAAAAATTATGCTCCTTTAGATCAATTGAGAATACTGGCAATTTCGGTAAAAGAACAAAAAAATATCGAAGATTTGAAAAGACTATTATTTGAAAGTTTAGAGATTATTAGAGTATATACTAAGCCACCCGGCAAGCCGCCGGAATTAGAAGAACCGATTATTTTAAAGAAAAATTCTAATGTTCTTGATGCCGCTGAAGCCCTTCATAAAGATTTTGCTCGAAATCTTAAATACGCTCGTTTATGGGATAATAAAAATTTATTTGGTCAAAGAGTGGAAAAAAACCATATCCTAAAAGATGGGGACATAATTGAATTTCATATTTAA